The window ATAGCCAAATCTAGCGCCGGGCTCGTGCCCGCTGCAACAGCAGAATGCCCAAGTTCAGCGCAATGGCTGATGGGCACCCAGACCGGGAAGCCGAGATTCTCCGCAAAATTGGCTTGCACACCTTTCGTACAGCCGAGGCCACGCATGTCGACCCCGAACCAGAGATTCGAGGACGGGCGAGGGTAGGACACGCATCGCGAAACTGGTCTTCCAAAACTAAAAAACCGCCGGGTGGTGCCCGGCGGTCAGTATAGTGGTGATGAGTCTTGTTATTGACGTTCAGAGATCGCCGGCAACGTAGCCGAGGTAGTAACCGTTGGCGTATTTGCCATCGAGATCAGACCCTACATAGCCTCGTGCGAAGCCGATTACCTCTGTGACGGTGCGCCGGTTCAGACGCTCCCGGTTCTCGGTGTTGACCAGCGGACGTGTCTCGCCGAAGGAGGACACCGCCTCCAGCTTGCTGCGCTGAACCCCACGGGAGACGAGGTAGTTCACCGCTGCCTGCGCACGACGGAGGCCGAGACGCTGGTTGTATGCGTTGGAGCCTACCTTATCCGTGTGGCCATAGACCCGGAAGTGGATCGCCGGGTTGGCGCTGATCCATGCGGCCTGACGGTCGAGAGTCGCCCGGGCTTCGGCATCAAGCTGCGTGCTGTTGAACGCAAAGTTGATCATGTCCGGTGCTGCTGCGCGGAAGCTGTTGGAAAGATCCGCAAGGACGCCACCCTTGAGGTAGGCCGACTGGGCGACAACGTTGTTGGCGTTCGCTCCGCCAAAGGCCTTGGATGATGCGTCCTGTTCGCCCGCAGTCGTGTAGAGGCCCTGTGCTTCACACCCGGCGAGCGCGATCGCGACCAGCAGGGGGGAGGATTTGAGGAGAATTCTCTTCATCTGTCTCACTCCATCACGTAGCCGTAGGAGCCCTGGAAGTCCTGCTGTGCGATATCCTGCACGGCCTGGCTGCCGGAAGTACGACCGTTGACAAAAAGTTCTAGCTCATTCGGGATCCGCAGCCGGTCCGTCGGCAGCGCAAGCGCTGTGCCATCCGTCGGGGTTACGAGATGCGGTGTGATGATCACGACAAGCTCACTCTGCTCGCGCCGGAAGGACGTGGAGCGGAAGAGGGCGCCGAGGATCGGGATATCACCGAGCCAGGGAACCTGACCCACGGAGTCCGTGAAGTCGTCCCGCAGCAGTCCGGCGATGGCGAAGCTCTGCCCGTCACGCATTTCCACGGAGGTCTGTGCGCGGCGAACGTCCAGTGTCACGGCACCAACCGCAAGATCCGTCGTGTCGATCGACGAGACTTCCGTCTCGAGGATCAGTTTGATCAGATCGTCGTCGATGACGAAGGGTTGGAAGTTCAGGCGGACACCGAACTCCTTGAACTGAACGGATGTGCTGTCTTCCGTCCGGATCGGAATACCGACTTCGCCACCGGCGAGGAAGGATGCCGTCTCGCCAGAAATGGCGACAAGGTTCGGTTCGGCCAGAGTGCGCACGACACCTTTGTTCTCCAGTGCTTCCACGAGGGCATTGAGGGCGAGATCGCCGATCGTCGCCGTCGCGCCTATGGCACCGAATGTGTCACCGCC of the Algicella marina genome contains:
- a CDS encoding OmpA family protein, translated to MKRILLKSSPLLVAIALAGCEAQGLYTTAGEQDASSKAFGGANANNVVAQSAYLKGGVLADLSNSFRAAAPDMINFAFNSTQLDAEARATLDRQAAWISANPAIHFRVYGHTDKVGSNAYNQRLGLRRAQAAVNYLVSRGVQRSKLEAVSSFGETRPLVNTENRERLNRRTVTEVIGFARGYVGSDLDGKYANGYYLGYVAGDL
- a CDS encoding type II and III secretion system protein family protein → MTWTRLIKAGLIGCVLAAPMGTPASAQSVLKVLRGATSSNITVSVNRAVVMEADRPFGELSVANPSIADIATLGERTIYVLGKTPGRTTLTILGEDGSLVTNVDVQVAPDLAEFKERLRDILPSEDIEVRTANDGIVLSGRISGARKLSRAIELAERYAPGRVTNLMVVGGTQQVMLKVRFAEMSRSVAKELNSTIVGSISDDTNVGVIGGGRDVGVVDDAPPFIIGGDTFGAIGATATIGDLALNALVEALENKGVVRTLAEPNLVAISGETASFLAGGEVGIPIRTEDSTSVQFKEFGVRLNFQPFVIDDDLIKLILETEVSSIDTTDLAVGAVTLDVRRAQTSVEMRDGQSFAIAGLLRDDFTDSVGQVPWLGDIPILGALFRSTSFRREQSELVVIITPHLVTPTDGTALALPTDRLRIPNELELFVNGRTSGSQAVQDIAQQDFQGSYGYVME